Part of the Devosia sp. SL43 genome, AAGGTGTCCTATTGGTACACCGGCCCGTTCGAAGCCGATCCGCAGATCGCGCATGATCAGGACAAGGCGTTCTGGGAAGCCTTCAAGGCTGCCTATCCCAATATCGAGACCGACGTACAGTCGATCACCTATAACGAGCTGCTGGACAAATTCCGCACCGCGCTGCTGGGCAATGCCGCCCCCATGGTGGTGCGCCTGCAAATTCTGGGCGGCGTGGAATTTGCCGCCAAGGGCTATCTCAATCCGCTTGCTCCGGAAGATGTCGGCTATGCCAGCGCCGATTTCTGGCCAGGCGCCCTGAAATCGGTGACTTGGGACGGCACCGGCTACGGCATCCCGACCAATAACGAAACCATGGCCTTCATCTGGAATGCCAAGATATTTGCCGATGCCGGCCTCGATCCGGAAAGGCCACCGGCAACCTGGGACGACGTGGTCGCGTATTCGGCGCAGATCCACGAAAAGCTCGGCATTGCCGGCTATGGCCTGGTCGCCAAGCAGAATGCCGGCAACACACCCTTCCGCTTCATGCCCACCCTCTGGGCCTATGGCGGCGGCGCGCTCGACGAAACCGCGGCAGAGCCGACCTATGACACGATCGAGCTCAACAACGAGGGTAGTATCGCGGCCCTCCAGGCCGCCTATGACATGTATGTCCGCGACCAGTCGGTCCCAACCTCGGCGCTGACCAATACCCAGGCCGAGAACCAGGGTCCGTTCATCGCCGGCCAGCTCGCCATGATGATCGCCCACCCGGCCGAATACGCCAAGATGGTCGATCTCGCCTCCAAGGCGACCGGCGCCGACAAGGAAGTCGCCGACGCCGTGGTCGAGAACATGCGCTATGGCCTGATCCCCGAAGGTCCGGCCCGTCGTGCCGTGGTGTTCGGCGGCTCAAATATCCACGTGGTGAAGCCGGAATATGTCGATGGCGGCGCCATCGACGAGCAGGCGGTCAAGGCGCTGATCTGCATGTGGACGAGCCCCGAATGGTCGACCAAGCTCGCCTGGGTCGGCTCCAATCCGGGCCACCTCGGCGGCTTCAAGACCGAATGGATGAAGGAACGCCTGGACACCATCAAGTTCCTCGACGTCACCACGTCCATGCTGCCCAACGGCATCCCGTTCCCGGTGCTGCCCGAGGCTCCCGAGATCATGAACATCATCGTGCCCGACATGCTGCAAAACGCATTGACCGGTACCATGACGGTGGAGGAAGCGGCGAACGACGCCGCCGCCAAGGTCGAGGAATTGCGCAGCGGGATGTAGTCTCCGACTGGATCTGCCTCCCTCCCCCTTGTGGGGAGGGTAGCGCAGCTGGGGTGGGGGAGTGCGAGCCTCGATATCCGGGCTCTCTCCCCCACCCTG contains:
- a CDS encoding extracellular solute-binding protein — encoded protein: MTNSHDRAKRSGSPARGQVVARMIATATAASLMSTTVYAQAVDLSQWSPEYIRSIAGTATYDTAADCGAVVPNDYAGKVSYWYTGPFEADPQIAHDQDKAFWEAFKAAYPNIETDVQSITYNELLDKFRTALLGNAAPMVVRLQILGGVEFAAKGYLNPLAPEDVGYASADFWPGALKSVTWDGTGYGIPTNNETMAFIWNAKIFADAGLDPERPPATWDDVVAYSAQIHEKLGIAGYGLVAKQNAGNTPFRFMPTLWAYGGGALDETAAEPTYDTIELNNEGSIAALQAAYDMYVRDQSVPTSALTNTQAENQGPFIAGQLAMMIAHPAEYAKMVDLASKATGADKEVADAVVENMRYGLIPEGPARRAVVFGGSNIHVVKPEYVDGGAIDEQAVKALICMWTSPEWSTKLAWVGSNPGHLGGFKTEWMKERLDTIKFLDVTTSMLPNGIPFPVLPEAPEIMNIIVPDMLQNALTGTMTVEEAANDAAAKVEELRSGM